The following proteins come from a genomic window of Microtus ochrogaster isolate Prairie Vole_2 chromosome 7, MicOch1.0, whole genome shotgun sequence:
- the Stc2 gene encoding stanniocalcin-2 has protein sequence MCAERLSQFVTLALVFATLDPARGTDATNPPEGPQDRSSQQKGRLSLQNTAEIQHCLVNAGDVGCGVFECFENNSCEIRGLHGICMTFLHNAGKFDAQGKSFIKDALKCKAHALRHRFGCISRKCPAIKEMVFQLQRECYLKHNLCSAAQENIGVMVEMINFKDLLLHEPYVDLVNLLLTCGEDVREAITHSVQAQCEQNWGGLCSILSFCTSNIQRPPTAVPEHQPPADRAQLPRPHHRDTGHHLSEASRGAKGERGSKSHPHAHARSGAGGQSAQGPSGSSEWEDEQAEYSDIRR, from the exons ATGTGTGCCGAGCGGCTGAGCCAGTTTGTGACCCTGGCTTTGGTGTTTGCCACCTTGGACCCGGCGCGGGGGACCGACGCCACGAACCCTCCGGAAGGTCCGCAAGACAGGAGCTCCCAGCAGAAAGGCCGTCTGTCTCTGCAGAACACAG cgGAAATCCAGCACTGTTTGGTCAACGCCGGAGACGTGGGGTGTGGCGTGTTTGAATGTTTCGAGAACAACTCTTGTGAAATTCGGGGCTTACATGGGATTTGCATGACTTTTCTGCATAATGCTGGAAAATTCGATGCCCAG GGCAAGTCATTCATCAAGGATGCCCTGAAGTGCAAGGCCCATGCCCTGCGGCACAGATTTGGCTGCATCAGCAGGAAGTGTCCTGCAATCAAGGAGATGGTTTTCCAGTTGCAGAGGGAATGCTACCTCAAGCACAACCTGTGCTCAGCGGCGCAGGAGAACATTGGCGTGATGGTGGAGATGATAAACTTCAAGGACCTCCTGCTGCACGA GCCCTATGTGGACCTCGTGAATCTGCTGCTGACCTGCGGGGAAGATGTGAGGGAGGCCATCACTCACAGCGTCCAGGCTCAGTGTGAGCAGAACTGGGGAGGCCTGTGCTCCATTCTGAGCTTCTGCACCTCCAACATACAGAGACCTCCCACTGCGGTCCCTGAGCATCAGCCCCCGGCAGATAGGGCCCAACTACCCAGGCCTCACCACCGGGATACAGGCCACCACCTatcagaagccagcagaggcgCCAAGGGTGAGCGAGGAAGCAAAAGCCACCCACATGCCCACGCCCGAAGCGGAGCAGGTGGCCAGAGCGCCCAGGGACCTTCTGGGAGCAGCGAGTGGGAAGATGAACAGGCTGAGTATTCCGACATCCGGAGGTGA